The Budorcas taxicolor isolate Tak-1 chromosome 18, Takin1.1, whole genome shotgun sequence genome window below encodes:
- the ZNF324 gene encoding zinc finger protein 324A isoform X1 has product MAATAQPDQEQGLMAFEDVAVHFSQEEWGLLDTAQRALYRRVMLENFALLASLGLSVSRPRVVTQLEHGDEPWVLSGVDVTLAWDARRRPRRSSPPLVEDDDVSGEAPFPGAFGDGSPLAPARVLHTAGAYENGKIPEGRRGISPSRERRPTGVSVIYWERLRLGPGSGDASVSLRLTSSLRPPPGDKALTEHPAPSQPPRVSERRKPWAREAPGGAFSRAPGPPGARGMGPAWRGPPGWAELGEALQPGPGLLSGEKPFECRACSKVFVKSSDLLKHLRTHTGERPYECTQCGKAFSQTSHLTQHQRIHSGETPYSCPACGQAFRHSSSLVRHQRIHTAEKAFRCAECGKAFSHRSNLSQHRKIHAGGRPYACARCGRSFCRNSHLIQHERTHTGEKPFACALCGAAFSQGSSLFKHRRVHTGEKPFACPQCGRAFSHSSNLRQHRLLHTGERPFRCADCGKAFAKGAVLLSHRRIHTGEKPFVCAHCGRAFRERPALFHHQRLHTGEKSARRPRAGPRPPARPPSGASPEGALGREAGAPPPRAQLPS; this is encoded by the exons ATGGCGGCGACGGCGCAGCCCGACCAGGAGCAG GGCCTGATGGCCTTTGAGGATGTGGCCGTGCACTTCTCCCAGGAGGAATGGGGGCTCCTGGATACAGCGCAGAGGGCTCTGTACCGCCGGGTGATGCTGGAGAACTTCGCCCTCCTGGCCTCGCTGG GCCTGTCTGTGTCCCGGCCCCGCGTGGTCACGCAGCTGGAGCACGGCGACGAGCCCTGGGTTCTCAGTGGGGTGGACGTGACCCTGGCCTGGGATGCCCGGAGGAGGCCCCGCCGCA GCTCCCCTCCTCTGGTGGAGGACGATGATGTTTCTGGAGAAGCCCCATTCCCAGGGGCCTTCGGGGATGGTTCCCCTCTGgcgcctgccagggtcctccacACCGCGGGGGCCTATGAGAACGGGAAGATCCCCGAGGGTCGGCGCGGCATCTCCCCTTCCCGGGAGAGGAGACCCACTGGAGTGTCCGTGATCTACTGGGAGAGGCTCCGGCTGGGGCCGGGCAGCGGCGACGCCAGCGTGAGCCTCCGGTTGACCTCTTCTCTGCGGCCGCCGCCCGGGGACAAGGCCCTCACAGAGCACCCCGCGCCCAGCCAGCCGCCCCGGGTGTCGGAGCGGCGGAAGCCCTGGGCACGCGAGGCCCCCGGGGGAGCCTTCTCAAGAGCGCCGGGGCCTCCAGGAGCGCGAGGAATGGGCCCGGCCTGGCGTGGGCCACCTGGCTGGGCCGAGCTGGGTGAGGCGCTGCAGCCCGGGCCCGGCCTCCTCTCCGGGGAGAAGCCCTTCGAGTGCAGGGCGTGCAGCAAGGTGTTCGTGAAGAGCTCCGACCTGCTCAAGCACCTGCGCACACACACCGGGGAGCGGCCGTACGAGTGCACGcagtgtggcaaggccttcagCCAGACGTCGCACCTGACGCAGCACCAGCGCATCCACAGCGGGGAGACGCCCTACAGCTGCCCGGCCTGCGGGCAGGCTTTCCGGCACAGCTCGTCGCTGGTGCGGCACCAGCGCATCCACACGGCCGAGAAGGCCTTCCGCTGTGCCGAGTGCGGCAAAGCCTTCAGCCACCGCTCCAACCTCAGCCAGCACCGCAAGATCCACGCGGGCGGCCGGCCCTATGCGTGCGCGCGCTGCGGCCGCAGCTTCTGCCGCAACTCACACCTCATCCAGCATGAGCGCACgcacacgggcgagaagccctTCGCCTGCGCGCTCTGTGGGGCCGCCTTCAGCCAGGGCTCGTCGCTCTTCAAGCACCGGCGCGTgcacacgggcgagaagccctTCGCCTGCCCGCAGTGCGGCCGCGCCTTCAGCCACAGCTCCAACCTGCGGCAGCACCGGCTGCTGCACACGGGCGAGCGGCCCTTCCGCTGCGCGGACTGCGGCAAGGCCTTCGCCAAGGGCGCTGTGCTGCTCAGCCACCGGCGCATccacacgggcgagaagccctTCGTGTGCGCGCACTGCGGCCGCGCCTTTCGCGAGCGCCCGGCCCTCTTCCACCACCAGAGGCTCCACACCGGCGAGAAGTCGGCGCGGCGGCCCCGggccggcccccgccccccggccagGCCGCCTTCGGGGGCATCGCCCGAGGGTGCGCTGGGGCGGGAAGCCGGAGCCCCGCCACCTCGGGCCCAGCTACCATCCTGA
- the ZNF324 gene encoding zinc finger protein 324A isoform X2: MAATAQPDQEQGLMAFEDVAVHFSQEEWGLLDTAQRALYRRVMLENFALLASLGSPPLVEDDDVSGEAPFPGAFGDGSPLAPARVLHTAGAYENGKIPEGRRGISPSRERRPTGVSVIYWERLRLGPGSGDASVSLRLTSSLRPPPGDKALTEHPAPSQPPRVSERRKPWAREAPGGAFSRAPGPPGARGMGPAWRGPPGWAELGEALQPGPGLLSGEKPFECRACSKVFVKSSDLLKHLRTHTGERPYECTQCGKAFSQTSHLTQHQRIHSGETPYSCPACGQAFRHSSSLVRHQRIHTAEKAFRCAECGKAFSHRSNLSQHRKIHAGGRPYACARCGRSFCRNSHLIQHERTHTGEKPFACALCGAAFSQGSSLFKHRRVHTGEKPFACPQCGRAFSHSSNLRQHRLLHTGERPFRCADCGKAFAKGAVLLSHRRIHTGEKPFVCAHCGRAFRERPALFHHQRLHTGEKSARRPRAGPRPPARPPSGASPEGALGREAGAPPPRAQLPS; the protein is encoded by the exons ATGGCGGCGACGGCGCAGCCCGACCAGGAGCAG GGCCTGATGGCCTTTGAGGATGTGGCCGTGCACTTCTCCCAGGAGGAATGGGGGCTCCTGGATACAGCGCAGAGGGCTCTGTACCGCCGGGTGATGCTGGAGAACTTCGCCCTCCTGGCCTCGCTGG GCTCCCCTCCTCTGGTGGAGGACGATGATGTTTCTGGAGAAGCCCCATTCCCAGGGGCCTTCGGGGATGGTTCCCCTCTGgcgcctgccagggtcctccacACCGCGGGGGCCTATGAGAACGGGAAGATCCCCGAGGGTCGGCGCGGCATCTCCCCTTCCCGGGAGAGGAGACCCACTGGAGTGTCCGTGATCTACTGGGAGAGGCTCCGGCTGGGGCCGGGCAGCGGCGACGCCAGCGTGAGCCTCCGGTTGACCTCTTCTCTGCGGCCGCCGCCCGGGGACAAGGCCCTCACAGAGCACCCCGCGCCCAGCCAGCCGCCCCGGGTGTCGGAGCGGCGGAAGCCCTGGGCACGCGAGGCCCCCGGGGGAGCCTTCTCAAGAGCGCCGGGGCCTCCAGGAGCGCGAGGAATGGGCCCGGCCTGGCGTGGGCCACCTGGCTGGGCCGAGCTGGGTGAGGCGCTGCAGCCCGGGCCCGGCCTCCTCTCCGGGGAGAAGCCCTTCGAGTGCAGGGCGTGCAGCAAGGTGTTCGTGAAGAGCTCCGACCTGCTCAAGCACCTGCGCACACACACCGGGGAGCGGCCGTACGAGTGCACGcagtgtggcaaggccttcagCCAGACGTCGCACCTGACGCAGCACCAGCGCATCCACAGCGGGGAGACGCCCTACAGCTGCCCGGCCTGCGGGCAGGCTTTCCGGCACAGCTCGTCGCTGGTGCGGCACCAGCGCATCCACACGGCCGAGAAGGCCTTCCGCTGTGCCGAGTGCGGCAAAGCCTTCAGCCACCGCTCCAACCTCAGCCAGCACCGCAAGATCCACGCGGGCGGCCGGCCCTATGCGTGCGCGCGCTGCGGCCGCAGCTTCTGCCGCAACTCACACCTCATCCAGCATGAGCGCACgcacacgggcgagaagccctTCGCCTGCGCGCTCTGTGGGGCCGCCTTCAGCCAGGGCTCGTCGCTCTTCAAGCACCGGCGCGTgcacacgggcgagaagccctTCGCCTGCCCGCAGTGCGGCCGCGCCTTCAGCCACAGCTCCAACCTGCGGCAGCACCGGCTGCTGCACACGGGCGAGCGGCCCTTCCGCTGCGCGGACTGCGGCAAGGCCTTCGCCAAGGGCGCTGTGCTGCTCAGCCACCGGCGCATccacacgggcgagaagccctTCGTGTGCGCGCACTGCGGCCGCGCCTTTCGCGAGCGCCCGGCCCTCTTCCACCACCAGAGGCTCCACACCGGCGAGAAGTCGGCGCGGCGGCCCCGggccggcccccgccccccggccagGCCGCCTTCGGGGGCATCGCCCGAGGGTGCGCTGGGGCGGGAAGCCGGAGCCCCGCCACCTCGGGCCCAGCTACCATCCTGA
- the ZNF446 gene encoding zinc finger protein 446 → MWTRLPADPQGRDAVARGAPHTALGSGLLGFRLSQVRSTRCESRTAVRCQRARCLGVHVGPCFGRGAGGSKKIPLTMPSPLGPPSLPSLDPEATPEDPEMARQRFRGFCYREVAGPRVALARLQFLCRQWLQPEVHSKEEILDLLVLEQFLGALPPEIQAWVRGQQPGSPEEAVVLVEDLQRDPGQLLGWITAHVLQQAVLPATQKTEESLGGVHPSGTVEPLREASGEAPKGAQMEGSAHLSCSVKEEPDGYVQETGTAPDPCLPGFLASSSPPPPAQSHKEHVEQQEPTSAPFQPPRLQEWGLMEPSQKELNWDVMLEKYGTVVSLGLTHPLPESRTESQPEALSSVSGSEGRRSLRPGDESEGRPGGPEAPPPPRSKRYMCTQCGGAFDWKSVFVIHRRAHAGGPCTEKPPAGPPPRALPGPRGYACEECGHSFSWKSQLVIHRKGHASQRRHLCADCGHSFDWKSQLVIHRKSHRPEAP, encoded by the exons ATGTGGACGCGTCTCCCTGCGGACCCTCAGGGCCGGGACGCGGTTGCCCGCGGAGCGCCCCATACAGCCCTAGGCTCTGGTTTGCTTGGCTTCCGCCTTTCACAAGTACGGTCCACACGGTGTGAGTCACGCACAGCTGTCCGGTGTCAGCGAGCACGGTGTCTCGGGGTCCACGTCGGCCCCTGCTTCGGCCGTGGCGCAG GTGGCTCCAAGAAGATTCCCCTCACAATGCCATCCCCACTGGGTCCCCCGAGTCTGCCTTCTCTGGACCCCGAGGCCACCCCGGAGGATCCTGAGATGGCACGCCAGCGCTTCCGGGGCTTCTGCTACCGGGAGGTGGCCGGTCCCCGGGTGGCCCTGGCCCGGCTGCAGTTTCTGTGCCGCCAGTGGCTCCAGCCCGAGGTGCACTCCAAGGAGGAGATACTGGACCTGCTGGTGCTGGAGCAGTTCCTGGGGGCGCTGCCCCCTGAGATTCAGGCCTGGGTGCGGGGCCAGCAGCCAGGCAGCCCTGAGGAGGCCGTTGTCCTGGTCGAAGACCTACAGCGTGACCCTGGGCAGCTGCTGGGCTGG ATAACAGCACACGTCCTGCAGCAAGCTGTGCTCCCAGCCACACAGAAGACAGAGGAGTCGCTGGGGGGTGTCCACCcctcagggacagtggagcccCTCAGGGAAGCCTCTGGGGAGGCGCCAAAGGGTGCCCAGATGGAGGGCAGTGCCCACCTCAGCTGCAGCGTgaaggaggagcctgatggctacgtgcaggagacag GGACAGCCCCTGACCCCTGCCTGCCTGGCTTCCTAGCATCCTCcagccccccacctccagcccagtCCCACAAGGAGCACGTCGAACAACAGGAACCGACCTCCGCACCCTTCCAGCCACCCCGGCTTCAG GAGTGGGGGCTCATGGAGCCGTCCCAGAAGGAGCTGAACTgggatgtgatgctggagaagtaCGGCACGGTGGTGTCCCTGG GGTTGACGCACCCCCTGCCTGAGTCGCGCACCGAGTCGCAGCCAGAGGCGCTGAGCTCCGTATCCGGATCCGAGGGTCGGAGAAGCCTCCGCCCAG GAGATGAGAGCGAGGGCCGGCCCGGCGGCCCCGAGGCCCCGCCGCCGCCAAGGAGCAAGCGCTACATGTGCACTCAGTGTGGCGGGGCCTTCGACTGGAAGTCGGTGTTCGTCATCCACCGCCGCGCGCATGCCGGCGGCCCGTGCACAGAGAAGCCGCCGGCCGGCCCGCCCCCGCGCGCACTCCCGGGCCCACGCGGCTATGCCTGTGAGGAGTGCGGCCACAGCTTCAGCTGGAAGTCGCAGCTGGTTATCCATCGCAAGGGCCACGCCAGCCAGCGGCGCCACCTCTGCGCCGACTGCGGCCACAGCTTCGACTGGAAGTCCCAGCTGGTCATCCACCGCAAGAGCCACCGGCCCGAGGCCCCTTGA
- the SLC27A5 gene encoding long-chain fatty acid transport protein 5 — protein MGLWRRLAFSLLLLLLLWGLGQSPWAAAAALALRWLLGDPACGALLSLAVLAGPWLGPWTPHWLTLAAAALLLTLLPARPPPELLWLPADLAYTFLMLRLGLRTWARLRRRPPDTFVDAFERHARAQPDRTILVCTGPGGRAVTFRELDTRACQAAWALKAELAGTAGLCAREPTALLVLPSQTLPALSLWLGLAKLGCPVVWINPHSRGPPLVHAVLSSGARVLVVDPELRANLEEVLPKLQAEKVHCLYLGQSSPTPGVGALGAALAAAPSDPVPAGLRADIKLRSPALFIYTSGTTGLPKPAILTYERVLQVAGMLTLCGVTADDVVYTVLPLYHTMGLVLGVLSCLDLGVTCVLAPKFSASGFWDDCRQHGVTVIQYVGEILRYLCNTPQRPEDRTHKVRLAIGNGLRAEVWETFQRRFGPIRIWEMYGSTEGNVGFINYPGRCGAQGKTSCFLRMLSPFELVQYSLETEEPLRDSQGLCIPARPGEAGLLLTQVLRHQPFLGYHGPRELSEKKLVKNVRRPNDLYYNTGDVLAMDREGFLYFHDRLGDTFRWKGENVSTREVEGVLSAVDFLQEVNVYGVPVPGCEGKVGMAAVQLVPGQAFDGQRLYQHVRTSLPAYAAPHFIRIQDALEITGTFKLVKSRLVREGFNVSVVADPLFVLDSQARAFRPLTPDIYRAVCEGAWRL, from the exons ATGGGGCTCTGGAGGCGACTGGCCTTCtcgttgttgctgctgctgttgctgtgggGCCTGGGGCAGTCGCCATGGGCGGCGGCAGCAGCCCTGGCCCTGCGCTGGCTCCTGGGCGACCCCGCCTGCGGTGCGCTGCTGAGCCTGGCCGTGCTGGCAGGGCCCTGGCTGGGCCCCTGGACACCGCACTGGCTGACACTGGCGGCTGCGGCCCTGCTACTAACCCTGCTACCCGCACGGCCGCCGCCCGAGCTCCTCTGGCTGCCGGCCGACCTGGCCTACACCTTCCTGATGCTCCGCCTGGGCCTCCGCACCTGGGCACGCTTGCGGCGCCGGCCACCGGACACCTTCGTGGACGCCTTTGAGCGGCACGCACGGGCGCAGCCGGACCGCACGATCCTGGTGTGCACCGGACCGGGGGGCCGCGCGGTCACTTTCCGGGAGCTGGACACCAGGGCCTGCCAGGCGGCCTGGGCCCTGAAGGCCGAGCTGGCCGGCACCGCGGGCCTGTGCGCCCGGGAGCCCACCGCCCTGCTGGTGCTGCCCTCGCAGACGCTCCCCGCCCTGAGCCTGTGGCTGGGGCTGGCCAAGCTGGGCTGCCCGGTGGTCTGGATCAACCCTCACAGCCGCGGGCCACCCCTGGTGCATGCGGTGCTGAGCTCCGGGGCCCGCGTGCTGGTGGTGGACCCAG AGCTCCGGGCAAACCTGGAGGAGGTCCTGCCCAAGCTGCAGGCGGAGAAGGTGCACTGCCTCTACCTGGGCCAAAGCTCCCCCACGCCCGGGGTGGGGGCCCTGGGCGCCGCCCTGGCCGCGGCCCCCTCAGACCCCGTCCCCGCTGGCCTGCGGGCGGACATCAAGTTGCGAAGCCCAGCCCTGTTCATCTATACCTCGGGGACCACTG GGCTCCCCAAGCCTGCCATCCTCACCTACGAGCGGGTGCTGCAGGTAGCAGGGATGCTGACTCTGTGTGGGGTCACAGCCGATGATGTGGTCTACACGGTCCTGCCTTTGTACCACACCATGGGGCTTGTCCTTGGAGTCCTCAGTTGCCTGGACCTTG gGGTGACCTGTGTCCTGGCCCCCAAGTTCTCTGCCTCCGGCTTCTGGGACGACTGTCGGCAGCACGGTGTGACTGTGATCCAGTATGTGGGCGAGATCCTGCGGTACCTGTGCAACACACCCCAG CGGCCAGAGGACCGGACACACAAAGTCCGCCTGGCGATTGGCAATGGACTCCGGGCAGAAGTGTGGGAGACCTTCCAGCGGCGCTTCGGCCCCATTCGGATCTGGGAAATGTACGGCTCCACCGAGGGCAACGTCGGCTTCATCAACTACCCAGGGCGCTGTGGGGCCCAGGGCAAGACCAGCTGCTTCCTCCGA ATGCTATCCCCCTTTGAGCTGGTGCAGTACagcctggagacagaggagcctctgagGGACAGTCAGGGCCTCTGCATCCCTGCGAGGCCAG gggaggcaggactCCTGCTGACCCAGGTGTTGCGTCACCAACCTTTCCTGGGCTACCACGGGCCCCGGGAGCTGTCAGAAAAGAAGCTGGTGAAGAACGTGCGGCGCCCGAACGACCTTTACTACAACACCGGGGACGTGCTGGCCATGGACCGCGAAGGCTTCCTCTACTTCCACGACCGCCTTGGGGACACCTTCCG GTGGAAGGGTGAGAATGTGTCCACGCGGGAGGTGGAGGGCGTGCTGTCAGCCGTGGACTTCCTGCAGGAGGTGAACGTGTACGGTGTGCCTGTCCCAG GGTGTGAGGGCAAGGTGGGCATGGCCGCCGTGCAGCTGGTGCCCGGCCAGGCCTTCGACGGGCAGAGGCTGTACCAGCACGTGCGCACTTCGCTCCCGGCCTACGCCGCTCCCCATTTCATTCGTATCCAG GACGCCTTGGAGATCACAGGCACGTTCAAACTGGTGAAGTCCCGGTTGGTGCGCGAGGGCTTCAACGTGAGTGTCGTCGCTGATCCTCTGTTCGTGCTGGACAGCCAGGCCCGAGCCTTCCGGCCCTTGACTCCAGATATATACCGGGCAGTGTGTGAGGGAGCCTGGAGACTCTGA
- the ZBTB45 gene encoding LOW QUALITY PROTEIN: zinc finger and BTB domain-containing protein 45 (The sequence of the model RefSeq protein was modified relative to this genomic sequence to represent the inferred CDS: deleted 1 base in 1 codon), whose amino-acid sequence MSRAGARRREPGSARAGAGAAGADRRTGCWGRGGAKHGAGNSRGCSEQRARHGPRGDGEDAWEPRLKMAAAAAEAVHHIHLQNFSRSLLETLNGQRLGGHFCDVTVRIREASLRAHRCVLAAGSPFFQDKLLLGHSEIRVPPVVPAQTVRQLVEFLYSGSLVVAQGEALQVLTAASVLRIQTVIDECTQIIARARAPAPGAPAPPLAPVPPPLAPAQLRHRLRHLLAARPPGPPGAAHPRKQRQPARLQLPAPPAPAEAEGAASEPALTADDGVDDDDDEADDETDGEDGGPGEIQAPPAFPDCAAGFLPAAADGTREEPSVPAGLSDYSGPGRDFLRGTSAAEDVFPDGYVSAWQEGDQAAPEGCPAETPAPPDCVLSGPRPPGVKTPGPPVALFPFHLGAPGPPAQPPPAPSGPAPAPPPAFYPALQPDAAPSAPLGEAPAPAAAPPAAPSTTPARAPGAEPPAYECSHCHKTFSSRKNYTKHMFIHSGEKPHQCAVCWRSFSLRDYLLKHMVTHTGVRAFQCAVCAKRFTQKSSLNVHMRTHRPERAPCPACGKVFSHRALLERHLAAHPAP is encoded by the exons ATGTCGCGGGCCGGGGCGCGGAGGCGGGAACCTGGGTCGGCCAGGGCCGGGGCGGGCGCAGCCGGAGCCGATCGGAGAACGGGTTGCTGGGGTCGG GGGGGCGCGAAGCATGGCGCAGGGAACTCAAGAGGGTGCTCGGAGCAGAGAGCACGGCATGGGCCAAGGGGCGACGGCGAGGATGCCTGGGAGCCGCGGCTCAAG ATGGCGGCTGCGGCGGCGGAGGCGGTGCACCACATCCACCTGCAGAACTTCTCGCGGTCCCTGCTCGAGACCCTCAACGGGCAGCGACTGGGCGGGCACTTCTGTGACGTGACGGTCCGCATCCGAGAGGCCTCGCTGCGCGCCCACCGCTGCGTGCTGGCCGCCGGCTCGCCCTTCTTCCAGGACAAGCTGCTGCTCGGCCACTCGGAGATCCGCGTGCCGCCGGTGGTGCCCGCGCAGACGGTGCGCCAGCTCGTCGAGTTCCTCTACAGCGGCTCGCTGGTGGTGGCGCAGGGCGAGGCGCTGCAGGTGCTCACCGCCGCGTCGGTGCTGCGCATCCAGACCGTCATAGACGAGTGCACGCAGATCATCGCCCGCGCCCGCGCGCCCGCGCCGGGCGCCCCTGCGCCCCCGCTCGCGCCCGTGCCGCCGCCGCTGGCGCCCGCGCAGCTGCGCCACCGCCTGCGGCACCTGCTGGCGGCGCGGCCCCCGGGCCCCCCTGGCGCCGCGCACCCGCGCAAGCAGCGCCAGCCGGCGCGCCTGCAGCTGCCCGCGCCCCCCGCGCCCGCCGAGGCGGAGGGCGCGGCCTCCGAGCCCGCGCTGACCGCGGACGACGGCGTGGACGACGACGACGACGAGGCCGACGACGAGACCGACGGCGAGGACGGAGGCCCCGGGGAGATCCAGGCGCCCCCCGCCTTCCCCGACTGCGCCGCGGGCTTCCTGCCCGCCGCGGCGGACGGCACGCGGGAGGAGCCATCCGTGCCCGCCGGCCTCTCGGATTACAGCGGGCCCGGCAGGGACTTCCTCCGGGGAACCTCGGCCGCCGAGGACGTGTTCCCCGACGGCTACGTCTCCGCCTGGCAAGAGGGCGATCAGGCCGCCCCCGAAGGCTGTCCGGCCGAGACCCCTGCCCCTCCCGATTGCGTCCTGTCGGGGCCCCGCCCACCTGGCGTGAAGACCCCCGGGCCGCCCGTGGCGCTTTTCCCCTTCCACCTGGGAGCCCCTGGGCCGCCGGCGCAACCCCCTCCCGCGCCCTCGGGGCCggcccccgcgcccccgcccgccTTCTACCCAGCGCTGCAGCCGGACGCAGCTCCCAGCGCGCCACTAGGAGAGGCCCCGGCCCCAGCGGCCGCGCCCCCCGCGGCCCCCTCGACCACTCCCGCGCGCGCCCCGGGTGCCGAGCCGCCCGCCTACGAGTGCAGCCACTGCCACAAGACGTTCAGCTCTCGAAAAAACTACACCAAGCACATGTTCATCCACTCGG GGGAGAAGCCCCACCAGTGCGCCGTGTGCTGGAGATCCTTCTCGCTGCGTGACTACCTGCTCAAGCACATGGTCACGCACACTGGCGTGCGCGCCTTCCAGTGCGCCGTCTGCGCCAAGCGCTTCACGCAGAAAAGCTCGTTGAACGTGCACATGCGCACCCACCGGCCGGAGCGCGCGCCCTGCCCCGCCTGCGGCAAGGTCTTCTCGCACCGCGCGCTGCTGGAGCGCCACCTGGCCGCGCACCCGGCGCCCTGA